TGATGTTCGTCGCGATCATCTTTTTCGGGGCGGTCGTCGTCGGTATGGACGCCCGTGCCCGCGCTCTCGCAAAAGTAGTTCGCCACCTTGGAGAAGACAAGGGGATGAAACTGCCAAGCGAGTATAATCTTTATCAGATCGTTCTCCTCGTATTCACCGGTGTGATCATCCTTGCTATGGTGATCGCGGATCCGATGACAGTCATTCGTCAGATCGCGGCACTTTCAGCGATCCTTTTTGGTATCTTCGGATTCATCGTCATTTATCTGGACAGCAGACTGCCGAAGTATGCAAAAGGATCCAGAATCTGGACTGCCATAATGATGCTCGGGAGCGGGCTTTCGATCTATGTAGCTTTACTGATAGAATCCTCGTTCCTCGTAAACGGCATCCCACTGATCGAACGAATGCTCGTGATCGTAGTGATACTCTTCGTCTTCACAAAGACGGATATGTTTAAGAAACTCGTCAGCGGAACGGCGACTCTTGCAGATAAGGCCTGGACGGTCGCGTTAGGCGGCGGTCTTTCCATTTACGGCGTTTTTAGGGGGATCGATGTCAACGGTCTTATCTTCAACTTCAGCGCGATCGGACCGATCGTCGCCGGACTTCTGGGAGGTCCGGTCGTCGGCGGACTTGCCGGACTTATCGGATGCATCTACCGTCTGGCCCAGGGCGGACCGACAGCTGTTGGATGTTCACTTGCCATTCTCGCGGCCGGACTTATCGCAGGATTTGCCGTCCGCTGGTGGCAGGGAAGGATCACCATCTTCAAAGCAACCGTATTGACCGTCATCATCGAATGGATACACCTGCTCATCATCGTTCCGGGATGCGGACTCCTTTTGGGTACACAGACCGTTGACGAGATCATAGCGATCATTGCGAGCACGTTCCTCCCGATCACGATCGTCAATACCCTTGGCGTGGCATTGTTCGCCTACTTCGCGAAAGACCATATCGTTTTCGCCGCAGGGACAGGCAAACTGTTCGGCAGAAAGAAACCGGAGACCGGGGATGGACCCGAAGAAGAGGAAATAAAGGAGGAGAAGTAAATGTCCGGTCATCATGAAAAACCGCCGCAGACAAAAGCATCGAAGTACATCACCCTCGGGATCATCATCCTGACGATCCTCATGTTTATCCTCGCGTTCCACCCATTTGGGACGATCATCGACAGTGATTTCCCGGAAGATGAAGTGATTGTCGCGGTTTCACTGCCGTTTGAAGGAGAGATGACGGAGTTCGGCGTCGAGTATATGCGGGGGATCGAACTCGCAGTCGAGGATATCAATGATGAGGGCGGTATCCGGGGCGTTCCCGTACGGGCCGTGTATTTTGACAACAAAGGAAACGTCACACTCGCAAAAGCGCAGTTCAAGGAGATCCGGGACCTCGGGATCCCGGTGGTGATCGGCGGAGTCTCGAGCACGGTCACACTTGCCATGGCGCCGTACGCAGAGTCATATGAGATCGTTCTCATCTCTCCCTCCGCAACATCCGCGAGTCTCTCGGCGTACGGCAATTATGTCTATAGAACGGTCTCCTCCGACATTTATCTTGGAGCCGGCATGGCGAAAATCATCGGCGGGAGAAACGAAACGCAGAATGTGATGCTGATCAGCCTCGACACCAGTTACGGAAAGAGTCTCAGATATGCATTCCTCAAGGAGGCAAATGCGTCGTATCCGGATATGCATATCGTCTCCGACATATCGGTCCCCGACTCGGATACGGTGAACATAACGGAGATCATCACCGCAATGAAGGACACACATCCGCAGTCCGTTCTTCTGATCGTGAACCCGAGTCAGGGTGTAGAGATCATGAAAGCGGCGGAAAAGGAGGGCCTCTCCCCTGCATGGTTCGCTTCCGACACGTTGACCAACCGTCAGGTCCCTCTGGAAGTCGGTGCATACGCCGATGGTCTGATCGGATTTTCCCAGGCGAGAAGGATCTCCGATCCCTCATACGAGGAGCATTATATTGAGACATTCGGAGAAGAACTGATGGTCCGTGACTCGATCTACGGGTATGAGACGATGATCGTGGTGTCCCAGGCAATAGAAAACAGCGGATATACGGCAGACGGAATCAGGGAAGGCCTTGACCTGATCCGTCACGTAGGACTCACTGGAACCATCGTCTTCGATGAAAAAGGGGATGCATACCCTTCGTATGATGTGATGCGGCTCGAAAACGGCGAGTGGGTCGATCTTCCATGGAAAGAGGTGCTCACCTTCGAAAAGAAAGCCGCGGCGATCTCATCGGCCCACAGCACCTCCTCCCATTGATCTTTTTTTGATACCTTCTTCGTAAATATCAAGTAGTAATCCCGCCAACATAGTACCATGGCAATCACACTTGATTCAACTATCGCCGACCTTCTCCGCGAGAAACCTGAGTCTGCAGCAACCCTCCAGAGTTTTGGCATGGGCTGTCTCGGCTGCGCGATCGCAAACAATGAGACCATTCGCGAGGCTGCAATGGTCCACGGCATCCCATTAGAAGAGCTCGCAAAAAAGCTTGGACTCTAAATATTTTTCTTTTTTACTGATTTCAGTTCGAGGACGCCTGCCTCCGGATTTGCGAGAAGATGGTTTGCCACCCGCGGTTCGTGTACAAGACGGCAGTCCATGCAGCTCCATATCTCTCCGTGCGGCGTATCGATCATCTGACCGAGATCCGTGTCCATGCAGGGATAGAGCGGGCAGTAGCAAAAACTGCATTGCTGTTCGGCATAATTATGACACGGATA
This Methanocorpusculum sp. DNA region includes the following protein-coding sequences:
- a CDS encoding Nramp family divalent metal transporter gives rise to the protein MRDTVFTRFRRWFQNNFVFFGPGLLLAITAAGEAGVTEAIEIGAHYGPALIWVVIITLVFKYAFTNGIARYTLATNQTIFDALNRLPGPKNWGSYLIIGSYLMEMFAIGAMLVFSATFLDYLLPGIYSVFLIAVFLLILTLAVIRTSSYEILEPVMAVLISILAGVVLISLSQFPLSFNLLLDGLVPSIPAGSEMAILAILGVVGSGLNLMLYSVWLSQKTKIHSENKEECTLQNESFFRKYIRSVNFDVLTGFFFVAVITIGFMFLGYAGYAVSFMPHGAEITLDTLITQILYIFSSIPYGPYLFLMFVAIIFFGAVVVGMDARARALAKVVRHLGEDKGMKLPSEYNLYQIVLLVFTGVIILAMVIADPMTVIRQIAALSAILFGIFGFIVIYLDSRLPKYAKGSRIWTAIMMLGSGLSIYVALLIESSFLVNGIPLIERMLVIVVILFVFTKTDMFKKLVSGTATLADKAWTVALGGGLSIYGVFRGIDVNGLIFNFSAIGPIVAGLLGGPVVGGLAGLIGCIYRLAQGGPTAVGCSLAILAAGLIAGFAVRWWQGRITIFKATVLTVIIEWIHLLIIVPGCGLLLGTQTVDEIIAIIASTFLPITIVNTLGVALFAYFAKDHIVFAAGTGKLFGRKKPETGDGPEEEEIKEEK
- a CDS encoding ABC transporter substrate-binding protein, coding for MSGHHEKPPQTKASKYITLGIIILTILMFILAFHPFGTIIDSDFPEDEVIVAVSLPFEGEMTEFGVEYMRGIELAVEDINDEGGIRGVPVRAVYFDNKGNVTLAKAQFKEIRDLGIPVVIGGVSSTVTLAMAPYAESYEIVLISPSATSASLSAYGNYVYRTVSSDIYLGAGMAKIIGGRNETQNVMLISLDTSYGKSLRYAFLKEANASYPDMHIVSDISVPDSDTVNITEIITAMKDTHPQSVLLIVNPSQGVEIMKAAEKEGLSPAWFASDTLTNRQVPLEVGAYADGLIGFSQARRISDPSYEEHYIETFGEELMVRDSIYGYETMIVVSQAIENSGYTADGIREGLDLIRHVGLTGTIVFDEKGDAYPSYDVMRLENGEWVDLPWKEVLTFEKKAAAISSAHSTSSH
- a CDS encoding DUF1858 domain-containing protein; this translates as MAITLDSTIADLLREKPESAATLQSFGMGCLGCAIANNETIREAAMVHGIPLEELAKKLGL